In Camelina sativa cultivar DH55 chromosome 17, Cs, whole genome shotgun sequence, the genomic stretch aaaatatcaaatcttaactaaagatataatttcataaacataaacaaaacaatgagTTGTTAATTGGTGAGGATTCATCAACCATGATGTAAATGGGAACCCTTTTCAAGgatgaaaaatattagaatactaaaaacataatttaaaaaactaataagagtagttcaaaatagaaaataaatgctcacatatatattcttgagtttttttctaacgtcaaatttgtttttttttttatcatctggATAATATTTTCTTGAGTTAAACATGAATTTTTGAACCCTGTAAAAATACAGTTAAACATAAaacagtttctttctttttcaacctcacattaattaaaataaaactctccgattggttgcccaaactggaaGACATAAAACAGTTTCATagtattagatttttttttttacaaaatagaaaagacGTATGTATACTATCTACCATCGTTGGTAGCCATTATGATAtacaaaattagatatttcaagTAAGATCGGGTACACTAAATTTGTCTAGGATGGTTATATTTATAGTGGAGGTCATCGGTTTCATCAATAAGATAAATGCAATTGATACCAcatattttcataacaaaattagtattttCGTTCCTATATTTAcgatttttaaaattgaaaatttctatAATTTAGATGATGGTAATTAATGTTTTGTGCACATTTGGTaagtacataatatttttttaagattttgaatttgatcCTAATGACTCATATcctaaacaattcaaaatatGGTTGATATTTATATTCGTAATTGTTAAGATTTGGATTTGAAAAGTTTGAAATGCTAATTATTGAAAAGATCTTATGTATGGTTAGTATTTGTTGATTGCATATCTTTCCAAACATATTATGTGATAATTAATAGAGATTAcgattttttaaagattttcttaaagtgattaaattcatttttacaaaaaaaaagtctgtaGAAAATTTCCTTGTTTGGTTCTGATTGGATACTTTCCGAAAATATCTCTTAATTGTACCTGTTTGGTTTCAAGGATTATACATATCCTTATTCCTATTTCATTGGCATTTTATGTAATAATTTCTTAAACTAGGTCTACTTATcaaaaatgcttcccttttaatagtatagatcgTGTGTATGTATATAAGAGTAAATACCGTATATGTATGTAAACCGACAAAAGTTATTGACATACATGTAAAAATCGAACCTGCCGAATGTATTAATAGGAATCCAAGAGCGTTTGCctcaaataaatacataaaacagGACAAGtgttagtaatatttttatatgccTATAATTGGCCAAGAGATGAACCAATGGtttgagaggaaaaaaataaatatcacgAGACGTCGAGACCCACCAAACAAAGACGGTCATGTAAATCCCGTGACGCGTGAGCCCCCCTCTCCCTCTTGACAAAATTCAACCACTATTGAAGGTACGTAGACGAACACCTTGATATGTATTTaatgagttataataatttttaaatttctaaatgtGAAATAATGTAGATGTGTAGTGTAGATGATTTTAGTCGGCTTATTTGTTTACTATGCTCCTGATTTGATTAAACACATGTgacatgactatatatatatttgtaaacttATTTCAACTAATTTTTGATAATACATTAATCCCGTTTATCAAATTTTCAGGTGATTCCACTCATCTTTTGCCAACATAATCGTATTGTAAAGTATCTTACAGAAACAATCAGAAGTTCCCATTACCGAGGAACTTGAAAGTCGAAGCCGGCAAAAAGTATTCAAGAAAGAAACTGACAACTCTTACAAAAAGTCAAATGCTAAAGTACACATGACAAATCTAACAATACTgttgtttcatcttctttttatcgccattaaaaaaaataacgaaaatatatatctgaaaaattcaggaaaaaaaattaaaactataaattatatatattctacagCCTGCACTGACTCCTgtggtttttcttttgttttttcttctctttttacccctaaaaaaattatatggaaGTTGCAACAATCTGTACAATAGGAGAGACTGTCccatatatattttcatgtcacaagtcacaacaaatAATGAAGCCATGACTCTCCACAAGATTTTCATACCAGAAAATATATGGCTGAGATAGCCAAATGGAAAaatgcctcttcttcttcttcttcttctttcaaatatCCCATATATTCATCTTCAGAGCTGTAATGCCAGATCCGGATGCTGCGATGGGGACGAACCTGTCTGCTGATTAGAGCCCGGGGAGTTCGGTGATACTAGCCTAGCGTTAAGGTCCGGCGGAAACCGGTGAAATTCCTGTTTGGTGTAAGGAAACATCAACCCTTGTTGTTGCTGCGAGCTCTGTGTGGCCTCGTTGCTTacgtttccttcttcttgttgttgttgttgttgtctcgcAGTTCCTAGCATCTGATTTGCATTATGGCTGAATCCACCGAATCCGCGGATGAGGCCGTTGCTGTTCTCGAGTTTGATCAGCGGTCCAGCCTGACGAGAGGAGGAGGTTGATGGGTGATCAGTTTCCGGATTCAAGACACGAGCGGGTGGTGGTGCGGTCTCTTCGAtggtttgagaagaagaatgtcTGTTTCCTATGAAAGCGCTCGAGACTGAAGCGGTTGGAGACAGGATTCTGTTGGAATGATCATCAGACGCTAAGTCATTAGAACACTTTTGTTTCCCCGACGACATtactaagttttgtttttgagaattatcatcttcttcaggtCCTGCTGGGTTCTCTCCAACCCAACCTAGACCAAATTTGATTCCAGGTGGTAATACTGTCTCGATTCTCCTCGATGCAACTTTCCAGGCAACAGGACCAAGATTTGCAGCGAATCGTGCTAGACTCCTAGCGTAACCGTACTCAGTGTTTAAGCCAACCTgatgaataaagaaaaacaatgatCATCAGACTCTTGTTTTCTATATACAAAAACTGCTAAAATAGTGTTTGGCAATTACGTACTGGAATCAACTGTTTTAACTCGTCTTCAAGCGTTGTCAAGACGGATGGTTCTTGGGAAGAAGTCGAGAGGTGGTTGTAGGTATCACGTCTGTTATCATCAACATTGAAATGTTTCATTCCGTACTTGTTAACCGCCTTCACAACCGAAGCTACAGAGAAACCAAGAAGATGCTTTCATATtggcaaataaaaataatactgaAAGAAGGCAGAGAGAGAGCAAAGGCAAGAGATTGTATTACATGGAAACTCGTTCTCCCAATCTATGGACCAACCACTTTGAGTCTCGCTGTTATGATTGATTCTAACTGACGATTCTGCTTGACGGAACTTATATGGAGGCGCCTTTCTTAGATTGTAAGCAGCAGAAAATTTATTAGAGCTATCTCCTCCTCCAAGCGTATCAGCTGATATTTCAGAAGCAGTACGGTCAATGGAAGATGGTTCAGGCTGTTTCTTCGGAGGACGTCCTCTTCTGGCAACTTTtggctgttgctgctgctgttgtgaGCTTTGtggttcttcatcatcactgtcTTGCCTTAAATTCTCAAAGTCTTTTTTCGCCAACTCTTGTATAGCTCGTGCCTATAATAAGCCAAATCACACACTATTTTCATAAACTTGGAACGAAAATATCAGAACAAGAATAGCTAAAAACATAACAATCAGAATCTAGGACATACCTGTCGATAATATACAGTGTCTGATGAATTGTATTCCATTGCATTTGTACATATTAAAAACACATCTCTCTGCAAAAAGAACAGAGCCAGAAACGTTATCTATCAGAGAAAGGTATAAAGAACAGGGAGAGAAGCGTTATTTATCAGAGAGCAAGCTGTTCTAACACCAATAACCTCCTCACAAATTCACATATACGCAAACTGGGAGACAATTTGAGTCTAAACAAATCAACGGTTACTTTGCGTTAAGCACAACTTTTGAAACAGCCTTAGGTGTGCACCATATACTACAAGTATCTATCTTCATTGGTTAGCAGTCTCATGAAGAAATGCACGCAAACAACATCAAGCAATAGCTCTCcataaagaaaacataagaGGCCGTACGAAAAGTTTTGAAATGAAGATGCCGCGCAACAAAACTTTCTAGCTATCAAATGCGGAACCAACTCTCGAACACATGGAAGGAGAAGCATAGAGGAAGAGTCCAAAGTGGactcaaaaagaacaaaaagatacCTCAAATTGTTCTAAACTGGCATATGCACCAGAGTCTAGTTTCTTCCGCACAGTGCTAAAATCCATGGGATTCGTGATAATCTCGTGATAATCAGGaagctgtaaaaaaaataacgaAACGCAGATAAGTCAAACTGAAAAACAAGAAGCtttaacatcaacaacaaaagggAGTAAAGGAAGGAGTTTTTCACCTCCTCAGGATCAACAGGGTCAGAGTAAACGCCATAAGTATCCTTCCTTCAAGTGTTTagtaaaaacaacaacaacaacaacaatcagaaACCCAGTTGctcttaaaaccaaaaatgaCAGAGAAGGAAGGGGGGAATGAGCAAGCATATATACTTTTGAAGTCTATCGAGGATGAACACCAACAACTTTTTGTCTGGCAAAGGTGTAGTGGGACCTGACTCCACGGGAGACCCTATCCACATGtaaacccaaaaatatataaaaaagttaataatttaatcGCTTCCCAGCATCAGAAAAAATCCTCGCTTTTATCCTCGTACGAATTTTTTCTCAGGTTTTAATTGCCTTTTCCAaggattaaatatatataaaaaaaagaagagtttttaTACCTTGAAGAATGTCTGTCGCTTTCGAAGCCTTTTCTCCCTGCAAGGATTAAAACAGATCATCAGTATGTGTTCCAATGTTCATGTTTTAAGCATAAAGTAAAATAACCAACGGACACAACATACTAAGAAACTGATGGTAGTTTAAGGAAAAGACAAATCGAAACTTGTTTCGGACACGATTAGTTTCAGTTCTCAGTTTCAGTGCAGGTGCATCTTTAATTCAGAGATGTAATCTACGGATTTTAATTACCAGTAAAATCAAAtactattataataatatatctacACATAAATTCTCCAAAATTAAAAGCAGAGAGAATAAAAACTgattaaacacacacacaagaatttTCTTAGCttaagacaaaaaagaaaaggggaaattttaatttacagaAAAGCAAAATTATCAATTCTCCACTCcaccaattgaaaaaaaaaaaaaaaaaacacaacaaagaagGGAGAAAAAACAGATGACTCAGTCAAAcaaactctcaatctctcccACTCACTCAAAAATCAGAGAAGAGACGAACAATACACTACTACTACCAAACGCGCGAAATTAttcataaatcaaaatcaattttgggggaaattttttttaaaaaaactaattcgaTCTGAATTCAATTCAATTTTATCTCTACCGTGTGAATAGATCCGCCGCTGAATTTGAAGGAAGCCTCGGGAGTCTCGTCGAGATTCAGATCCGATTGGTGGGAATTAGGAGAATGTCGATGAGACTGATGATGAGAGTTCAATCCATGTAAAAGCTTGTGTTTCTTCTCACGCCgctcgtcgtcgtcgttgtcTTCTATGTTGTTGTCGTCTTCGTCTTTGATCCAG encodes the following:
- the LOC104756421 gene encoding bromodomain-containing protein 9-like, with protein sequence MGEVADTMTKKKKKGRPSLLDLQKRAIKQQQLQQQQQHRNQDDQHHQNQHHRSGSKNPNSLNHAPNSASRSKRRNPNSNGDSPWIKDEDDNNIEDNDDDERREKKHKLLHGLNSHHQSHRHSPNSHQSDLNLDETPEASFKFSGGSIHTGEKASKATDILQGSPVESGPTTPLPDKKLLVFILDRLQKKDTYGVYSDPVDPEELPDYHEIITNPMDFSTVRKKLDSGAYASLEQFERDVFLICTNAMEYNSSDTVYYRQARAIQELAKKDFENLRQDSDDEEPQSSQQQQQQPKVARRGRPPKKQPEPSSIDRTASEISADTLGGGDSSNKFSAAYNLRKAPPYKFRQAESSVRINHNSETQSGWSIDWENEFPSSVVKAVNKYGMKHFNVDDNRRDTYNHLSTSSQEPSVLTTLEDELKQLIPVGLNTEYGYARSLARFAANLGPVAWKVASRRIETVLPPGIKFGLGWVGENPAGPEEDDNSQKQNLVMSSGKQKCSNDLASDDHSNRILSPTASVSSAFIGNRHSSSQTIEETAPPPARVLNPETDHPSTSSSRQAGPLIKLENSNGLIRGFGGFSHNANQMLGTARQQQQQQEEGNVSNEATQSSQQQQGLMFPYTKQEFHRFPPDLNARLVSPNSPGSNQQTGSSPSQHPDLALQL